The sequence CTCACCAAGTATATCTTAAAAAACTATGTACTACTCCAAGgaggcttttaaaaaaaaatcacaatgaaCAAAATGAAGACTATGCTATTGTAAACTAGAGATGACAATATGGGATTGGATTAAGTGTGCTTCATCCCTGTCCTACTCAAAGCGGTGAAAACCCATGGAAGGTGGGTGCAAGATAGGATAGGGTTGGGGTAGGTTATAGAGGTATTTTTCCATTCCCTATAAGCTTGTTAAGCTAGCTTCAACATTAATGGGGCAAAAGCCTTGTAGATCAATTAGTTGACAGCTCTTGGTGTTTCAAACGAAGACATTTATGGCTCAAATCCCTCACCTCTAACTATAGAattatataagtaaaataaagtaaagtttctacattaatgagatagagatgaaaaaaaaggaggaataATAATGCTCTTACTATAGCTAGGATGgataattttttgggtttacatACCCGGATGGAGCATGCTTTTAAGGGTCTAGTTACTAAAATAGCAATTTGGTGGTTTTTACACCCCCcccaatgctagtgctctaagaGCAACCACACCAGTCAATGCAAAATTTATgtctattttgaaaaaaaaaccaacttttttttctattttatacactcatttttacaaaatacccacatTAGTTTGTCTATtctactatttattttatttaaataatcattttctcactttttattattatttatctcaGCTCTCTCTCCATTCATAGTCACAAGCAATGATCCAAGCACCGATCCACCATGGTTGAACTCGCCgatccacaagcaccgatcCGCCACAAGCATCGATCCATAGAGATTTATATTAGTCGACCCAAACATTATGATCTCCTTTACAAGTACCAAGACTCATTCTAGCCGACTTCCAAGCACCAACCCATAGCCGCAAGTTCACAAAAAtgctctctctatctctgttGGCGTGTCCGTGTGTAGGggtgtttgatttttggttgattttgtggtgagtctgtggttgattttttgttgtgtccGTAGTTgattttgtggttgatttttggttgattttgcaGTGCTGGGTCTGTGTGGATGGTAAGTCTATGTTTTTTTGCGGTACTGGGTCTAttggtgtgtttgtgtgtgtgggtgtgtttgtgtatatcagaggaaaaagaagatgacGAGGGAGAGAAGATTCCTGAGTTGGTTTTGcagatggagaagagagagagaaaaaaggagtaaaatgtgaaattaataaaatattagtatgAGAAGCTATAGTAgtcgtgcatatatgcacaatTACTGTAGCACTTTTGTATATATGCACAATTTTGCAAGCActgatgtggttttttttttttttgttaaaatgtgtaaaattaaccactttttgtattttgcacaattttgcaACCTCTGATGTGATTGCACAATTTctttactattcataggttgtaaagaattttttttttaatcttgtcgTTGTGTGtgaggagaaaaagagagcGGGAGGAgagtactttttattattttattaggtaatttatattattttattgggttgtatgtaaaaataaaaaccaagatgtaaggtgagttgtaaaatgagctagtaaaatagataaaatagtgtttgaggatgcaaaatagattttttttttgcatccccAGATGCTAGTGCTTTAGTGCTataaggttgcatatatgcaaccttactaTTCGTGaggttgtaaagaaaaaaaaaaatctctcacactctctctcgtcttactttttttttattaggtagtttatattattttattgggttgtatataaaaataaaaactgagatGTTAGATGTATTGTTAGATGGgttgataaaatagataaagtagtgtttgaggatgtaaaatatgtgtttttttttttatcccccaTTGCTAGTGCTCTTACTGTAGCaaggttgcaaattttttttagtttacaatCCCGAATGGAGTGGGTTTATGATATTTtgagttgtaaaatagcaattaGGGGGTATTTACACCCCCCAATGCTAGTTCTCTATTCATaggttgtaaatttttttaaatttacaaacCCAAATGGAGTAGATTTTAGGTATCTtaggttgtaaaatagcaactggGGGTGTTTATACCTCCAATGCTAGTGCCCTTAATAAAACAAGTGTTTTAAGGGATGATaatagaataattttaaattttgcttattggtggtgctaaaaattcatattactattgtaagtgcacaattgcacctggacccaaaaacaactacgggctcaggcccaatgagccttagacaataaaatttatagagcgtgggtttgaaacctagattagaagtgctgagaacttaataacggGCTAGGAGTTACAAACACAGgtagataacaaaagataactgaaaataggcctcctcggacgttagccgaggactacttctgtattattgctatttcttccttaaaagttacaattcttagtctCTTCCTTTGTTGCTGATCCCCCTCTCTCTCTGGCCTccaccccctttaaatactgCCTTCCCTGATagtttttggacagtgactagaagtttcagccctactgttcaggggtcacctctccattaatgcggccagggaggtagatgcagagcctttaatgcggaggtggcagcctttgcacttgatattttctttaacactggtgcatctagaaggttcagggtattcccttttaaccattagtctttccagagttataCCTTGACCtccataatgaagttttgagttctcttggatttgtccgcagagaagctcgttctcggctgtaccctcggatcctcggtgtatgggccaattcgtagagtttaattctggagtaggtcggccttccatgcttcagtccaaaggcccatagcccacttgggtccttttaccccccacaactatttttagcaccaccaattataaaaataagacTGCATTGGTGaacccaaaatcaaatattttggCTTCTTACCTACAGTTGCTATAGctcataattatttataaaaaataatattatattcatggccttattattttaatcatgTTTAAATATCGTTCacgcttcttttttttttaatctactcTCCACCTCTCCCATAGTTCTCATTTACACATTTTGCTTGTATTTCTGTTCGTGGGTCCCTTTGTCCAGTGTCCAATCTCTCTTTCATCAATATTCAATTCCTTTCTACCGAAAATTATATCTTGCACCCGGCATATACCGGCTCCCTTTCTACACTCtctcttgaaaattttctcaCCATTTATCTCTTTATATCTTTCGTTTTCTCTAGCGCTTTCTGTTGGTCCACTAATGGCAGACGTGGATTTTGGTTGCGGctgaacttttttttcttttttctcattatCGTGGGATGTAGTTGCCACAGTAGTGGTTATGGCTGGAGTGGTGGTGAAGGTGGTTGTAGCTGGTTACTAAAGTTTTTGTGGggaatttttaatattattttaatgaattctttaaattattttaatcaaagtGTTGATAAATAAAACTATTGATGTTGGATGAATTGTAAAGTGagatgttaaaatagataaagtatcTTTTTGAGTTacaaagctaaaaaatatagctccaccaatgtggatgctctaaatagaatatctttaaaaaaaaaagataacttatatatatatatatattgagatgttaaaatagataaagtagttttttgagatgctaaactaaaaaatatagctCCACCAATGTGGATGCTTTAAATAGAATAtcttaaataaaaagataacttttatatatatatatatagacacacatatATGGGCAGCTTGTCACATATTCATGGCGAGAAAAACCCACACATCACAAAGTGTGTTATGTTGGGTGGAGAAGAAGTTCTTAGGCTCTGTTTGGATTGGAGGTTGCTCATATCTCAACACTCATCATTCAAATTTTCTCACTCAAACTCATAACTCAATTCTTATTTCTCTAACTCAAAATTATCCATAACTCTACTCTTTGGTTCATTTGGCTGGAAATTTTCAATGGGTTTTCCAATTGAAAAACTCAACTTTATGTAACTCACTGGGACCCATGAAAATTTATTGCTCAGCAAGTGCACAGAACGGCAACAAGCCTACCTGTGTTaagtctctctctcctcttcatGCACAGCCATTCACCCATTCCATAAGACCTAGGCTCAGCTTCTCCACTCTCTCACCACTAAGCATCAGCTCCTAAAACCCTCACTCCACCTCTTAATTTCTGCCCCTCACTTCTCCTCCTCCCACTCCACCTTTTTTTCTCCATAAGAACTGATTGCTATTGGATCTGTCCGTTACCAAGAAGACTGAAAGTCTTTCAGAGGTTCCCCTCTCCTTTCTAattttgaaatctgaaaaaCCCACACAAAGGAATTCTAGAGCCCAACTCCAAACACAACCCAGGTATCCCTATTTTCTTGTCTTCATTACCTTCAACTTCTAAATCCCTCTCAGAAGTGTGGGTCTGCTGAGGAAAAATTTGTTCACCTCTATATTTTGCATATTTCTAAACATTTTCATGAATTTGGGTCTATAtatgacaattttttcttttggatctCATACGTTCTTACATCTATCTTCAACAATCAGATGGAAGAATATCAAGCAGAtcttaaaaaaaaccaacaacaaatggtaaaaaatatttgttagaaATTCCCTTATGTGAAGTAGCAAAGAGAGATATGATCAAACTCATGTATAATTCAACAAtcataaaaccaaaaccaactttgtaaaaataaataaataaaaccgaACCCAACTTTGTCAAGAATAGAGTAGATATGAGAAAAATTTTCTCACCTTTCAGAAACAAGAACGGAGCTCTTGTGAAAGTGAAGAGAGAAATGGGAGTGAATGAGAGAAATAAGGGAAAAACATTAAAGCTGAAAGTGAACAATACCATATAACCGTTGGTGACCATTACTTCTTTGGCATTTGATGTGACTAGACTTACGGGTGGAACCCATTTGGCTCTAAAGAATTACAAGATTGCCACCAAATCTCACAGCTCATGATCCGGAAACCCTAAAAACTGTTTTCATTTTCACTCACTCTAActcatttttttgaataatgagAGATGGAAAGTGAGAAAGCAAAACATGCAAAAATGGTGTAGGTCCCAGCAAAAGTGAGTGACGGGTGATGAGAATTGAATAATAAGTGACAAAAACCTTGCAAACCAAACATGGCCttagttttccttttttttttttttttttcaatcctaCATACATTTCAGTAGTCACCGAAAACAAAACTGACAATTATCTTTTCTTAGGATACGTTTGGTACACTAAATTAGGATTACGATaggaattgtaatatttattactaggaataaaatgtgttgtaatgtaataactaaatctattcattagtttggttgtgagttataacattaaaatgaaacttaacatttattttagaaaatatcttacttatataattatatcttcttaaaaattgttatattaaaatttaagagagatatgtgttattttgtatgattttttatttttacaattgttagttgtatatggaaagtttgtttatttggaaatatattagattttgaaattattgcacttaCTAAGGAATAGCTAATACAACCTTTTaaagaggaataattattcctcattttgaagaataattatttataagaaatgactattttttgtaaaaaaaacataaccaaattaaagaataactaaaccatagaaataactattacattatagCATCTATTACAGtttaccaaacatgcccttattATTGGGAATAGAAGACattgtaatggaataactattactattcataagtttgaTTTTTACATATGAAAAGCTTGTAAAAAGATGATGTATAaggaaactttttatttttggaaatatattaattttaaaacctaTTATATACACTAAAGAATATCTATTACACCATTTTAAagaggaataactattcttcattttaaagaataataattCCAATGTAGTAATTAATCCATGTAATAAAGATGAAACCAAATGACCAAAttgatattacatataaataacTATTCCATTACAGGAGCTATTACAGCGTACCAAATGTAGTATTACTTTGagtataaaaacaattaagtttAGAATGATAAAAatcttcacaatttttttcattagtgTTGAGGTTGCATTATAAGAGGCGGTGTCATTATTAGGCCAATGTGAAATTGATATTATTACAATTAGTTACcacaattatgaaaaatttattcagctaatattacaaaaaaaaaaaaaaaactaatattcaAAGAAGTAATGTGGCATAAGCACATCAAATAATACCAGATTTTTATGAGAACAAAcagttataaattataaaagtaattttaaaatatattgcaattttttaaaaaaaatgatgaaacttTTGATGGTAAAAGTTTGATtctgttttcatttttgtttgaaatCTCTCTTGTATCCTAGCTTTCAATCTCTCAGCTTTCACCTAGTTATGAAATATTAATAGTAACTCTAGTAAGAAAACTAATGTCAATATCATAGCAAATGGTGTACATGAGCAGAGCTGAGTTGGAGGCATTTCTTGATGGTGAGATTGGGGAAGACTCGGCCTCTAAATTGAAGGTGAAAGGTTGTCCTTTCCAGAAGTCCTTCACTATCTATACAGAGGCAATGCCATTGTGGCTCAGGTACAAATAATTGATAATTGTTACTGGCATTGCAAACTGCAGCCTCAATGATTcatatttgttttgtgttgtgtgtTTTAAGCTTGACCAGTAACCTTGCGGTCCCATAATGtgttattagttattaccaGGTCATGCACTGCCAATGAGCTAGGTTAAAATACATGTTAGGTTCCTGATTTGTGTACAGAATAGAAGTTATACTGTTTGGTAATGTTCAACGAAGATTTGTAACAACTACATGCGTATGATGACTGGACAAAGGCAAAATCTACTTGGTACAAATTTAACAGCTTTGCTCCATAACTTGTTAGTTAGTCTTTGATAAGCAACATGACTTGTGCTTTGTTGTTCAGATTTATGTTCAGAGCTCTTAAACCAAGCTTTTCTTTTATGGCCTTATATATCTTGTTGAACTCTCTCAACTTCAAAGGTTGAACTCTCTCAACTTCAAAGGTTGAACCACATAACTCTTGCTGGGGAAGTTATATGTATGTGTTGCAGAATGACATGATTATCGGTCATGTTCATCTCTCAATAGATTCATCAGATTTctcatacataatttttttttttctttttcatattaatCATTGATTATTTCATGCTTCATTTATCTTGCAATTCCTTAACATTCACTACGATGCAGCCCATTATTGCTTCAAGTGTGAACTAGGCATGTATAACAGCAAGTTCAAGAAAGAATTCTCTGCAATGGCCAGTTTATGACTCTGGATACTAATTTACCTCCCCAGCTCCTATGATCAATCAAACTGTCTCAAAGAAGACTAACCCAAAAATGGGTGTCTGAGATTTATTGAAGGAACCATATGAATACATTTTCCAATAGTAGCATATAAAGCTTCTCAATTAATCCACATGttaacatataattaaaaaattactggCAAATGTTACATGTAAATGTTCAACAGAGTTGCTACCAGCAAAGAGAAGGCAACTTGAAGGAGAAGTTGGTGGGCAAGTGACCGGTCCTTCTTATATAATCTGCTTTCTCAGAAGTTCTCAAAGCTTTCTCATTCAGTTTAGCCTCTGCATTTGCACGCTTTTCTTCAGCTATTCTTCTAGTAGCAGCAAGTTTGTTTGCACACCTTTCTTGTGCCCTAGTTTTCACTCTCTCAGCTTTCACCTAATTTCAGAATACTAGCAGTAAGAAAGCTAAATAGCTAATGTCTACATCATAGTAAATGGTGTATTTGATTAGGTGAATTGTTGCAGCTATTGTAAGTCATAATTGATATTATTTCAGAATTCAGAGGGATTCAGAGGGACCCTGAGCATGAGCAATTACTGCTGCAAGCTTCATCACGCGTATCATGTGGGAGAGAGGCATTTGCAGTCAACACGTATATTTTCAAGCTTTCAATGCAGCTATCCTGGTCGCATTCATCATAGGTGGATATTTGTCTTTACATGGCTAATTGAGCTAATAAATGAACATTCTATGCTTTTCTAGTTCTTTTATCTTATcatgaaaaacatatttatatGGTGATTACATGTTGGATTAGATATATAACATTTTCCTAGTTACCAAAAGAGACCTTACTAATGCTGGTTCATGGAAACCACAATTAGAAATTGGattacatttatattgttaaatTAGACTCATATCCTGTTGATGCTGATTTCAAGAAATGCATACTGTATGAACTATACAAGGTCCATGAATGCCTGATATTTCCTTAAGTAGAGGCATCTAAAACgcctaaatttatatatttaaatgaaatactACATTGTCCTGCGTTAGAGAGGTGCTTAATTAGGTGTAATTAACATACTTGTGTTGCGaatcacttaaaataaaataaaatgcttgTGTTGAAGGCATGAAGGTGAAGGGGATTTAGCAATATCTCATATGAGATCTAGTTTGGCTAAATGCCATGGAGATATAAAtcacaattaaaaatattgcTGCAAGATATCTAAGACGAGAATTATAGGAGTACCTCCATTTTCTTCATTTCCATCTCAGCTTTCCTCTTCTCATGATTTTCCCATGCTTGTATCTTCACCTCTTCACGCTTGTACCTACAGATtcacaacaaacaaacatatcatATGACCACTTGTTAATCGATTTTACTGTGGAGACCTTGCCCCCATCAGCCTTGACATTGAGTAGTTCATAATATGTTGCCTAATTGAGTAGCATAAGAAAAAGAGTTCACCTTGCTATGTATTTGGCACGTTCTGCATCATCCCAAGCCACTGCTCGGCTTTCTAGAGGACTCAACGTTTTAGCTTGATCCAAATTCTTGTTCCTCTCGCAAGCATTTGAGTCTCCTCCACACTGTCTGGTTGTGCAACTCCCCCTGCCAGAGGGGTTAGTCTCTCCTCTGCCATCAATGGATGTTAGACCTGTCTGATAGCCCTCATGACCAGCTTGCTTTCCATGTTGGCACCTAGCTGGAGTGGATGATCCAGAAGCTATTGGGCTCCTTGTTGCAGGAGTTGTGGCTCTAATAGGTGTGGCAGTTCTTGAAGGCTCTAAGCTTCCAATTGGGGTCATCTCAGTCCCCATGTCCCTCACACATATTGATCGGACAGGAACAGTTGGTGTTGAATTCTCTACAGGCTTATTTATACGCCAAACTGACTCATCACAATCTACCTTCTTTGTCTCAGCTTCACATTGAGCTTCCACTCCATTTTGtacttcttcttcatcatcactCGAATAGTCCTGCTCTTTTTGTGGAACAGGAGCTATTAGTCTCAAATCATCAGCATTCGAATTCCGTGGCTTAGTAGTTTTGGATTGGTTTTTCTCTCCCACTGATCTTGACAACCCAACCAGccatttttgtgcatcatccCACTTTGATGGTGTTGGTTTGCTCAAGGCATTTCGATGATGGGAACTGCGAGTGTATGTAGCTCCATTCCCTTTGTGAAACTCAAAGTTGATGTTATTGCTAGTTGAAATCTCCTGTGTTGAACCATGGTTATAGCACCCCTTATCCTCTAGAGATCTCatttttcactcaaaaaaagaagaaggaagatcTGCCTCGCTCACAGCTAGCTAGCTTGGGCACAGACACTCGCACAAGTTATAGATGACtacactacaacaaaaaataCTCCTCTCTACTTTGACTCCTTTGAACTCTGCAATCTAGCAAAATAGATCTTATTCCTAGGCAACTCAATATGGTCCAGCTCCTATATCTCTTGATAAGTCCTAGTCAAAAAAAGGGGAAATTTTTTCCTATCTTATCACGTTGGACACATCTAACTTTGTACAAAATTAGATCTGGGCATTAAACATTAGTCCCAAACCAATAGTCCTAGAAACCCTCACTATTTTATGAGACAAAGACTTATATGACCTGTTTAGCTAAGCTTTGTGAAGTAGATGTTCAATGGTATGTAGCTAACGTGACACCTAAATAGTGTTACTGTTTCCACCCACCAGATAGAGAAAACGTATGGTTTACCTTTAAAAGCAATTAATACTCTCAATTGCTAGAACTGTAGTATAAAACGAAAGCCAATAATACTCAGCAAGAACCTCCAAATATCTGAAACTTCCTTCACTGCGGCAATGGACCCATCTGAAATTTATCCACAGAGATGACCAAACcaaccccaaaaataaaaaaaggaaatccCAAACATCTATATTAGCCAAAAACGAGAAAAACCCAACCTCAAAAACTAATGCCAAATGCCCATGATACGGATTTTACTGTTGAAATTGAAACCGTAAGAATGCATTAGAGCTTCATATTGGCCCACCAAAAAGATTGAAGTTTCACCAGTTGAACACTACACTACACTACACAAATTGCCAGATGGGTTTTGCAGAACACAGCTTACCTGCAGAGAATAATAATACCTTAAAACCATGGAATTTAGAGAGCTGCAGGGCCGGTGATGAAAAGTTTAGATCCATAGTACATTATAATAGTAATAACACAAAATTTCATAGTTACTTGAACCAGCCAAAATGTGGCAGAaatgggtaaatttttttttgtaatagaaTAATTATTTTGCATGGGAATTGGTGAACTTTATTACTGTATCGACTACCGAGTAATGCATGGGTGGTGTGCAAGTGCAAACTGCAAAGTGCAAACCCACAATTTACCTTTACTACTCACAACGGAACCTAGGGAAGTGTTTCTGTGATATTGACAAAAATATAGTACTTAATTGAGTGGGAAATATATTGTAGTACTACTCCCTAGGAAGAGAGGCTTTTGTTTTGAAATACGGACGTCCTTTTAAACGGTTACATTGTGAAAGTTGGATTTGATGGATGATACGTGGACGGTGCAAGATGGCAAGAATGgtttacccaaaataaaaaaaagaagaagaagaaggaaggcATGATACATGAGTGTTAGGAAGGCACGACACATGAGTGATCATTATTCACTTCTCCTCATACATGAATCAATAAGTCTACGGGCATAACTAattaatttcacaacttttttttaatacataattcaatagttacaatcgTAGAAAGGAAATGATTTGAACtagatattttcatttaaaatacaaaaaaagtgTCTACTAGTAGAGctaaaaaaacttttagaaatttcacaacaaattttataacgGCCTAAGTGGTACTTTGTGATTAGTAATAAAGTGATATTTATGATAATCCTATATGAAAGTAGGAAAATACTAACGGATGCCCTTAGGATACTGGTTGATtattcatttaaagaaattttttatagaaaaaagaaataaaagcaattaatattttgacagattttttcatttttcataaaagtggtgccaaaactttcttaaaattgatTATTAACCATTGCTCTAATAGCAAACGTTAGCATGACCCATGAAAGTAATGTATTATCATAATTTGTCATCTCAACAAAAATTacgaaaaaatacaaaatttgttatatatgtaACACCGTTGTACATAAATTTATTCAATATAATCTATTATTATGGGAGAGAAATGAGTAATAAGTTGACCAATCCATTAAATCTTATGTTATATGCAATCTAGAGATTGATAAtgaaattttcttctctttctctcgtaacaaaaggttaaaaaaatttatataactCTTGACATGATATGTTATAATTGATATTTAATAATGAGTTCAGATCTTCTAGATTTCCTAAGGTACTCTACctagattttcttaaattttaaccattttttaagGATTTAATAGTCTATATTTTGCCATATTAGTATTCCACTgacaataatcttaattgttttatttgtagcattattttattattttaagaatattgttaGTAGAATATTGACATAGCAAAATTTGaatcattaaatcattaaagtgTG comes from Castanea sativa cultivar Marrone di Chiusa Pesio chromosome 3, ASM4071231v1 and encodes:
- the LOC142627407 gene encoding uncharacterized protein LOC142627407 translates to MRSLEDKGCYNHGSTQEISTSNNINFEFHKGNGATYTRSSHHRNALSKPTPSKWDDAQKWLVGLSRSVGEKNQSKTTKPRNSNADDLRLIAPVPQKEQDYSSDDEEEVQNGVEAQCEAETKKVDCDESVWRINKPVENSTPTVPVRSICVRDMGTEMTPIGSLEPSRTATPIRATTPATRSPIASGSSTPARCQHGKQAGHEGYQTGLTSIDGRGETNPSGRGSCTTRQCGGDSNACERNKNLDQAKTLSPLESRAVAWDDAERAKYIARYKREEVKIQAWENHEKRKAEMEMKKMEVKAERVKTRAQERCANKLAATRRIAEEKRANAEAKLNEKALRTSEKADYIRRTGHLPTNFSFKLPSLCW